A single window of Ananas comosus cultivar F153 linkage group 17, ASM154086v1, whole genome shotgun sequence DNA harbors:
- the LOC109723048 gene encoding chitinase 6, whose translation MPQSHYKYPFQNKFNHTTHIREHAHDHKMELFHPLLSLLALSLLFSGPRAAAAQNCGCSSDLCCSKWGYCGTGSDYCGAGCQEGPCEASPPANNVSVADVVTQEFFDGIIGQAGAGCVGRGFYTRDAFLSVVAAYPSFGRVGTVDDSKREIAAFFAHVTHETGHFCYIEEIDGPSKNYCDPSNTQYPCVPGKGYYGRGPLQISWNYNYGPAGNSIGFDGLGKPETVANDVTVSFKTALWFWMNNVHQLIVSGQGFGATIRAINGGLECDGKNPATVKARVGYYEDYCSQFGVDPGNNLTC comes from the exons ATGCCCCAATCCCACTATAAATACCCCTTCCAAAACAAATTCAATCACACAACTCATATTAGAGAACACGCACACGACCACAAAATGGAACTGTTCcatcccctcctctctctcttagcTCTCTCCCTACTCTTCTCCGGCCCCCGCGCGGCCGCCGCACAAAACTGTGGCTGCTCCTCCGACCTCTGCTGCAGCAAGTGGGGCTACTGCGGCACGGGGAGCGACTACTGCGGCGCGGGGTGCCAGGAGGGACCCTGCGAGGCCTCGCCGCCGGCCAACAACGTCTCCGTGGCAGACGTCGTGACGCAGGAGTTCTTCGACGGAATCATCGGGCAGGCCGGAGCCGGGTGCGTCGGCCGGGGTTTCTACACGCGCGACGCGTTCCTGTCGGTGGTCGCGGCGTACCCGAGCTTCGGCCGTGTCGGCACTGTCGACGATTCCAAGCGCGAGATCGCCGCATTCTTCGCCCACGTCACGCACGAGACCGGAC ATTTTTGCTACATAGAGGAGATTGATGGCCCGTCCAAGAACTACTGCGACCCGTCTAACACCCAGTACCCCTGTGTCCCAGGAAAGGGGTACTATGGCCGTGGCCCGCTTCAAATCTCCTGGAACTACAATTACGGTCCGGCGGGGAATTCCATCGGGTTCGACGGCCTCGGTAAACCCGAAACCGTGGCCAACGACGTGACCGTGTCGTTCAAGACCGCGCTCTGGTTCTGGATGAACAATGTGCACCAGCTAATCGTCTCCGGGCAGGGATTCGGAGCCACGATACGAGCCATCAACGGCGGGCTCGAGTGCGACGGCAAGAATCCGGCTACGGTGAAGGCACGCGTCGGATACTATGAGGATTACTGCAGCCAGTTTGGAGTGGATCCGG